AACATATACCACTATATATCTATGAGACTATCCATTTATTTATTCAAGGCTAATACAACATTTGTTTCACATAGGTTAGAAGTATTTGACTAATTCCACTAAACTTGCTTACATGTTTTGATTTTCTGAGCTAGTAACAATCGCTTTTTTTCTCTGGATCTTGATTTACCCACGTCCTTTGGATATAGTAATCGGTGTGATCATTGTGTCTCGTTCCCCTTCTTTGATCGGTTTTATGCATTTATTTGACTCTAGTTTCTGGGACTATTCATCACAGAAAATTGAAAAGGACCAAATAATATGTTTGCTAGAAAGATGACTATGTTATAACAGCTTAGATCAATTGAAATGGTCTTTCGAAAATAAGTTTGCCTATTGTATGACCAAGATTAATATATACTTCTTTAGTTCTTTGgataatgtaaataatcaagtTCTTTATTGTGTGTCGAAAACTTACTTTTCGTAGTGATCTTCGTGtactttatttttgaaatattatagtACATTTACTTCGAATGAttgaatttctattttatatttgcATACTGAAGACCATTTCTCATGTAGCCACAGCTTGGTTTGACGTCAATGTGTGATTGAGTTTGTTTATATATACGCTGGTTACCAGCGGCTGGTAGTCTCACAAAACTTGGGGGCATTTGTAGTGTTTTGATATTTCTTTAGAAGTAATTAATTATGGAGGCTGCGTGTCGGGTTACTGTGGTGGTATTAGGAACTTTGGCTTTTATTCATCTTGTTCAGGCTCAGGATCAACAAGGTATCACTTTTCACATCTTTACTTGttatatatacttgtaaactGGCTAAGGAGTGGGACAAAGCGAAGCTCCTGAACCTTTTTATAGAATAGGTGATCTGTTCCGCTGATGAACAATTTCTTAATATGTAACAgcttgattagttttttttttttccttcaaattgaaattatattgATCAAATGGGCGTAGCCCACGGCCGAAGCTCAAATTCACCGGCTTACAACCCCCAAAACCCAAATATGAGATGGGCAACAAAAAAACGGCCGAAGCCCAAATAAGAACCATGGCCCAAGGCCCCTCTGGACGCGCGGGAAGGAGGCAGAGCAGAACACGTGTAAGAATCTGGTTCATCCGTCCGCCACGTGTCGCCCGCCTCAACTTAGTTGTCCCATCCTCGCACAGCCACCGACGCTTTCCACCGTCGATTTCCACCGGAATTCCGAGCCTACAAAGCCTCCGCGCCATCGGACTTCTGCGACGCCTTGTCTTCTCGTCGGAGAGTTCAATCGTTGAACGAGATCTCTTCCGCCTATGAACCACCGGAAACCCTAGACAAGCACGACGAGAACCACCGCTAACCTCCTCTTCAAACAAACGTAACCGTCGCCggagatcttcttcttcttgagatCTCAACCGCTGCGACCCACGGGTCCAAATCTGATCCACGACCCACCTCAACCTTCAAAACCCGAAACCATCACCTCAACCCAAAAGACCTGGGATTCCACAACGGCAGCGCGGAGCTTTGTTAGCCTCCACCCTCCGTGACCAAAAGCCGGCGAAGAAGGAGCTGATTGAGCCTCCTCTTCCCGGAAGCTAGAGCGGCGTTGGTAGAACTGAGAAAGCCTCCACCCTACCCCGCGACAAGACCGGCGATGATGGATCTAGGTTAGCCTCCATCTCCCGGGTAGAACGATTACAACATGCAAGCCGCTCCATCTCCACCGCAAGCCTTCAAAACGGCCGCACCGTTACTCCAAAGCCGACTCTCCTCTGATGAAAAACCTCGGCGTCAGAGCTCCGACAAGGCAACCGTTGACGGATCTGTGAAGAGGAAACGGTAAGGACCAAAAACCAAGAAGGAAAACAAAGCTCCGGCGACGGCACagacgctcacgcgccggccgtaTGCCGGAGtagatctctcttctctctcttttctctccctATTTGTTTTCTTCCCTTCTAATTATACGTTTTAGCTTGATTAGTTTAtctgatagtttttttttcgtaATTATCTGAATCTGGTAGTTGACAAAAGGAAGATAAATAATCTGATATTCgttaaaatatctatattattaaaaaagaaatacaaaaataaaacaccctttgtcttttactttttaattaatgcatttcCAAAATCATATTCTACAAAATAATTATggcaaaaataattaataaactagattttagtattctttatcttttcttatttaattatatatatatgtgtgtttgaaaataattaataaacctagATTTAAATAGTTAATGAGCAATATTGTTTAAAagctatattattatattttaattatttattagtaataactaaaataaagtCACATAAaagaatcatttatataatatatagatatattatgttacgtatgttttcataaaattatagtCCTATGTAAATTCAGTATATTAgtgttgaaaaatataaaataatagcaccatatattttaaatagtatatacaacaattttgatatatattatcataaaattttgatatataaaataaaaataaaaatacatttctgCGGATATACAgatcatattctaaaaatatggATGATATAATTGATGGTTTACaaggtaaaataaaattactcaatataaactataaaattattatatttagaaatgtcatattaaataattatttaaacgaattaattttaaaatatatattaccagTTTACcacttataaaaataaatttttatttataaaaaaattaaaacaaatatctgCGCGggtgcgcggatcaaaatctagtattcaTGTTATTTGCCATGAGTATAATATTCAAGAAAAGAACAGTGGTAATATTTCATATAAAGCCGATTTTATTTTTCGTAATCTGcaataataatgaaaataatggaCACAAAATTCAAATCAATAACACTTATACAGTTTTATATATCGTTGATCAAATACACTTGCTAGAGTAGTGGAGCATATTGGTGATCTcaaattttagtatttgtgtGCAAATGGATgtcatattttataaatgatgtataaaaaattattcataaatatttttgtgttaaaattttgatatttatttcgGATGGAAtggataattaattattaattataaacatatttgtcagcgattttgatgaaaaaacgtggtaaatttattttatttcttatatccACTCATGTTTATTtcataaactttattttatgtttatcatTTATTTAGACCCTTTGTGATTTATTCCATTTATAgcgaatattatttttatttgctcCTTTAAGTTATAGGCTTATCCTGATTAATCCAGATAAAAGTGAAACAAATATAACGCACTGTTCATCACAACTCTTGTCCATGTGTGTTAGCAGGGTTCATCAGTTTGGATTGCGGGCTATCCGCGGAAGAACTTTCTTCTCCCTATGATGAGCCAAGCACTGGTTTGCGGTTCTCTTCGGACGCAGCGTACATCCAGAGTGGGCAAACTGGAAGTATCCAACCAAACCGTGAGAGCCAATACTTGAAACCGTACAGAACGCTGAGATATTTTCCAAATGGATCACGAAACTGTTACAATCTGAATGTGGAAAAGGGAAGTAAATATTTGGTCAGAGCTTTCTCTGTGTATGAAAATTATGATGGTCTTAACATTAAGCCCAAGTTTGATCTGTATCTGGGACCTAATCTTTGGAGCACGGTAGAATGGCAAGAACGAGATGATGTTAGACGAGTGGAGATGTTGCACATTCCAACGTCAAACTCGTTGCAGATTTGTCTCGTTAAGAACGGAACAACTATTCCGCTAATATCCACCTTGGAGATACGGCCTGTGTGGGAAACACGATATATGAGACTGTGTCTGGTTCCCTCAATCTTTACTTTCGGACGTTTTTCAACAAATCAGATACTTACATAAGGTAACTCAACTTCAAGTCAATGTTTTCTGCTATGTAATGTAACTAAGTTTTGCAAGTAATccctttatcaaaagaaaaaaaaaactatattttgctCTGTTTCCTGTGGTTCTTCTGTTCACCTCTGTCTTTTCCAAGGTCGTACACTGTTTGCAACATAAGGGGTTTGTTTCAAGAATTATACCCTGCATGGTTCATGAAAAATGAAATGTTCCATCTTAATTTTATTGATTTCACTTCTAAACCCCATTTCCAGGTACCCGAGCGATAGATATGACCGTGTATGGACTTGGTACTTCAGAAATGAATGGACCCAGATTTCCACCACTCTCCAAGTGGAAGTGAACAATTTAGAAAATGATTATGATCCACCAAATGCCGCACTCACAAGTGCTGCAATACCTACTAATTCCAATTTGCCATTGATGATCAACTGGACTTCGAGTATTGTTGATAACCAATATTACTTCTACGTACACACACTTCGCTGAGATCCAAGAGTTGCAGACCAACGATACCAGGGAGTTCAGCATAGTTTGGAATGGAGAAGTCCTACACAGACAATTCATTCCTCCAAAATTTAGTGCATTTACTATCTATAACCCGTCGCCTATAATTTGCGAAGGAAGGGAATGCAGTCTCCAGCTGATAAGAACTAACAGATCAACTCTTCCACCTCTGATTAATGCTCATGAGGTCTACACAGTTATCCATTTTCCGCAGTCTGAAACAAATGAAAATGACGGTATGTTGTGCTTATAAGGTCGCAACTATTGATATATGTTTAGTAATACATAAATCATAATTAACTCCAATAGAATAGTCAACTCATTTCATATACTAATTCAATTATcatcaaaacatattttgtcAGTGGTTTCTgttcaaaacatcaaaaccaCCTATAGAATAAGTAAAAATAGCTGGCAAGGAGACCCATGCGTCCCTCAACAGCTTATGTGGGAAGGCTTAAACTGCAGAATCACGGATAAGTCTACACCACCAAGAATCACTTATTTGTAAGTCATAAGATCAATAGTCACACACATTCTTCAAGATCTGTTAGTAATGGTGATCATTTACACTTCTGAATGCATGTGTTTTTGGACATATCACCAGAAACTTGTCTTCGAGTGGTCTAACTGGAACCATTGCGGATTACATTCAGAATCTCACACAACTAGAAACTCTGTAAGTATGTTCAGCTTTGATAGgaagaaatataattatatctggatgaattctaaattttttactCAATCTTGAAACACACTAGGGACTTGTCTAATAATAATTTGACTGGAGAAGTGCCAGAGTTTCTAGGCAACATGAAATCGTTGGTGTTCATGTAAGTCTCTCTTTTCTACATATTTTTGTAATGCTTTTCAGATTCCAGctcaattcatttttttttggtactgCTTTTTAGATTCCACCTAGATCATGTCCGAAGTTTGTTcttgttatatttatttaacttttattttgaaCAGAAACTTAAGCAGGAACGATCTTAGTGGTTTGATTCCTCAGGCTCTTCTGAGGAAAGGACTGTTAGAGTGAGAACCTTATGATGCAGATTTTGATAATTTCTCAGTTATTTGTGTAACTAATGTCTTGAAACAAAACATTGCCTTCTTGTAGTCCTCAAGGGAACCCAAGACTTTGTCTCTCTGATTCATGCATACCTCCCAAATCCAAGCCATTTCCAGTGGCAATTGTGGCATCACTTGCGTCTGTGGCCATTATCCTTGTTGTTTTGGTACTTGCTTTTGTTTTAAAGAAGAAAACGCGGTCAATTTTAGGAGGTAATTTGCAAGAAAATAAATTGAACAACTGTACATAGCTTATAAATAGTTTAGTTTATATCCCTCAACATTTCTTTTGCACAGCTCTACAACGGCCACCTTCTATATCGTCAGCTGTGAACGTCACAAATGCTAATCCACCAGTTTCACCAATCCAAATGAATAAGAAAAGGTTTACTTATTCAGAGGTCATTAATATGACAAATAACTTTCAAAGAGTTGTTGGGGAAGGAGGATTCGGTATTGTCTATCACGGTACTCTAAATGTGTATGAACAAGTAGCTGTTAAACTGCTTTCCCAATCATCGACACAAGGCTATAAGCAATTCAAGGCAGAAGTATGCATACctgcttttttcttttcttgaaaaGTTTACAGTATCCTTCGCATCACAAGCTTATGGATTACGTATGTGTTTTCTCTATGTATGATTAGGTTGATCTTCTTATGAGAGTTCACCATACAAATTTGGTAAACTTAGTAGGATACTGTAATGAAGGAGATCACTTGGCTCTAATACACGAGTATGTGCCCAATGGAGACTTAAGACACCATCTGTCTGGTAaactttttcaaaattcataTGTAACAAAAGCTCATGAAACCATTATGTAAATGCATCTACATATTTGAGATACAGGGAAAGGAGGTAGATCCATTATCAACTGGGGTATTCGACTACGAATAGCCTTGGAGGCTGCGTCAGGTTTGTTTACATTTAAGCCATAAAATGTAATTAATTCTTTCTTCCATTTTTAAAGCTATGATAGATGAATCCATTCCACAGGTTTGGAGTACTTACACATTGGGTGCATACCAGCAATGGTTCATAGAGATGTAAAAACTACGAACATATTGTTGGAGGAGCAGTTCAAGGCTAGACTTGCTGATTTTGGGCTATCGAGATCTTTCCCAGTTGGAGGTGAGTCTCATGTTTCGACGATGATTGCTGGCACTCCTGGATATCTTGATCCCGAGTAAGTATTGTTGATTAATATCACAATGTTGAtgttttcttttccttcttGTTGAAGAATGCATGTCGATAATAATATATTACTTTCTTCACCTGGCAGATATTACCGTACAAGTCGGTTGACCGAGAAGAGCGATGTGTACAGTTTCGGGATTGTGTTATTGGAGATGATCACAAACCAACCCGTGATTGACCAATCTCGTAAAAATTCTCACATAACACAATGGGTTGAGTTTGAGCTAATTAGCGGAGATATTAGGACTACATGGATCCAAACCTTCAAGGAGACTATGACTCTCACTCTGCCTGGAGAGTTCTTGATTTGGCAATGTCATGTGCAAATCCTTCTTCCACAAAACGTCCAAGCATGTCTCAGGTTGTTGTCGAACTAAAGGAGTGTCTTGCGTCTGAAAACTCGAGGAGAAATATGAAGAGAGGCAGGATGGACTCTCATGGTCAGGCTAAAGTGAGCATGCTcattgacactgggatatttcCTGAGGCGAGATAGTTTGAGCTGCTACAAGTCAGATGTAAAAAAAGTCATAGCACTAAACAAACCTGGTCAATTTACTTCGATCATCGACATGTAgcatattttatgtttgttttgtgattgtttttgtttattaatgaaCCATGAACGTGTGTTGTGTAACTCTTGAGTGCCATGCTGTGAATGTTACTGTGATGATTActagtttgaataaataaaCTATGGCTTGAACATAAGATTCAAATTAATAAGAGccgttacaaaaaaagaaaggaaattcATCTTGGAATTAGCTTAGATAAATGATTCATAAGTGTTGTATAGGTGGGGTTTTCAGTGGGAGTTGTGGGGTGTCCCTTCCCAATATCTCTGAATCTCACTGTCACGTATCATCAGCTCTAATGGCTGAAGCCATTGCTGTCCATCGAGCGGTAGCTCTTGCGGTCTATTCAAACGTCCGATCTCTGGCGGTTCTATCTGATTCCTTATCCCTGATCAAGCTATTGAAGAAGGGAGAGTACCAATCTGAACTGTTCGGTATCATGTTTGATATCTATCGCTTCATCTCTTTCTTTGATGtcatttcttttgattttatttctCGAAACTTTAACTGTGAGGCTGATTCGGTGGCAAAATCAGTTCTTGCTTTGTCTGTAAGAAACCCCcctagagcatctccaatgtattactccattttctactccaaaatagagtaactccaaaatgaagttgagttttgctccaatgtattactccatttcCTACtccaaaatagaatatttttaatatattatgttttatgttaataaaaaattagtaatatcaTCTTTCATTTATACTATTTGCAAAATAGTCCATTTTCATATGTatgatcttttatattttatatcatatatcTTTTGTATGGtgcttatcttttattttttatatgtatggtcttttatgttttatattatatatattttgttgcatAAAATAGTTGATTAGAtggatatttatataattaagaaatagtaacagtaatttttataatatatatagtaaaataatatttatatatttatttaaaataatattttattaaaaacgaaaatatttaaatatggaaGACcactttataaa
This genomic stretch from Brassica napus cultivar Da-Ae chromosome C9, Da-Ae, whole genome shotgun sequence harbors:
- the LOC106364349 gene encoding probable LRR receptor-like serine/threonine-protein kinase At5g59680 encodes the protein MWEGLNCRITDKSTPPRITYLNLSSSGLTGTIADYIQNLTQLETLDLSNNNLTGEVPEFLGNMKSLVFINLSRNDLSGLIPQALLRKGLPQGNPRLCLSDSCIPPKSKPFPVAIVASLASVAIILVVLVLAFVLKKKTRSILGALQRPPSISSAVNVTNANPPVSPIQMNKKRFTYSEVINMTNNFQRVVGEGGFGIVYHGTLNVYEQVAVKLLSQSSTQGYKQFKAEVDLLMRVHHTNLVNLVGYCNEGDHLALIHEYVPNGDLRHHLSGKGGRSIINWGIRLRIALEAASGLEYLHIGCIPAMVHRDVKTTNILLEEQFKARLADFGLSRSFPVGGESHVSTMIAGTPGYLDPEYYRTSRLTEKSDVYSFGIVLLEMITNQPDYMDPNLQGDYDSHSAWRVLDLAMSCANPSSTKRPSMSQVVVELKECLASENSRRNMKRGRMDSHGQAKVSMLIDTGIFPEAR